A window from Lampris incognitus isolate fLamInc1 chromosome 5, fLamInc1.hap2, whole genome shotgun sequence encodes these proteins:
- the mrpl4 gene encoding 39S ribosomal protein L4, mitochondrial yields MFRVSLITCGRDVARRFASSFYGEGALPSNLLLPSNLVDPARSTRRPPPPDSSLPILRKCDEAPSSHVSPIRTWVETMDIQKSEPLGLAELHPNVYAAPARLDILHQVEIWQRSYKRISYANTKTRAEVRGGGRKPWAQKGSGRARHGSIRSPIWRGGGVSHGPRGPTSYYYMLPMKVRVLGLKVALSSKLAQDYLHIVDSLHIPTPDSQYLLDVIRQRHWGESVLIVDVGEELPENILKATESLKRVNIIPAIGLNVHSMLKHEAVILTLEAVKFLEKKLLWHDYRYKPLYPYSLPYSDFP; encoded by the exons ATGTTCCGCGTATCTTTAATAACGTGTGGCCGAGATGTCGCCAGAAGA TTTGCCTCATCTTTCTATGGTGAGGGCGCGTTGCCATCCAATTTACTCCTCCCTTCTAATCTGGTGGATCCCGCAAGATCAA CGAGACGTCCACCTCCACCAGATTCTTCCCTTCCTATCctgagaaaatgtgatgaggcacCCTCTTCTCATGTAAGCCCGATACGGACATGGGTGGAGACCATGGACATACAGAAAAGTGAACCCTTAGGTTTGGCTGAGCTACACCCTAATGTATATGCGGCGCCAGCTAG GCTTGACATTCTCCATCAAGTTGAAATATGGCAGAGGTCTTACAAGAGGATT AGCTATGCCAACACAAAGACCAGGGCAGAGGTGAGGGGTGGAGGCCGGAAACCATGGGCACAGAAGGGAAGTGGAAGAGCTCGCCATGGAAGCATCAGATCGCCGATCTGGAGAGGAG GTGGGGTGTCTCATGGACCCAGAGGACCTACTAGTTACTATTATATGTTGCCCATGAAAGTGCGTGTGCTAGGACTCAAAGTAGCGCTCAGCTCTAAGCTGGCTCAG GATTACCTCCACATTGTGGACTCCCTGCACATTCCTACGCCCGACTCCCAGTACCTGCTGGACGTCATCAGACAAAGACACTGGGGAGAGTCTGTCTTAATTGTAGATGT AGGTGAAGAGCTGCCGGAAAATATTCTCAAGGCTACAGAGAGCCTGAAGAGGGTGAACATCATCCCAGCCATTG GCTTGAACGTCCACAGCATGCTGAAACACGAGGCTGTCATTCTCACACTCGAAGCGGTCAAGTTTCTGGAGAAAAAGCTGCTTTGGCACGATTACCGCTACAAACCTCTGTACCCGTACAGTTTACCATACTCAGACTTTCCATGA